The Myxococcota bacterium genome has a segment encoding these proteins:
- a CDS encoding FMN-binding protein translates to MRRAAARVAAARRLAATTTAAGALALLAAAPVSAKVFHSQEEALALAFPDADRIESDTTLLSEAQVAAVEAAARSKLETRIAKFYVGWKDGERLGYAFIDVHTVRTLPEAFLVVLTPEGRVRTLRVLAFHEPLDYMPTKHWYEQFDGKGLEDPLRLGGDVHGVVGATLSSRAVTQSVRRVLALHRYVVRGDRPDAPASDAAEGPGAGDD, encoded by the coding sequence GTGCGCCGGGCCGCCGCGCGCGTCGCGGCGGCCCGGCGGCTCGCGGCGACGACGACGGCGGCGGGAGCGCTCGCGCTCCTCGCCGCCGCTCCCGTCTCGGCGAAGGTCTTCCACTCGCAGGAAGAGGCGCTGGCGCTCGCCTTCCCCGACGCCGACCGCATCGAGTCGGACACGACGCTGCTCTCCGAGGCGCAGGTCGCCGCCGTCGAGGCCGCGGCGCGCTCGAAGCTCGAGACGCGGATCGCGAAGTTCTACGTCGGCTGGAAGGACGGCGAGCGCCTCGGCTACGCGTTCATCGACGTCCACACGGTGCGCACGCTGCCCGAGGCCTTCCTCGTCGTGCTGACGCCCGAGGGCCGCGTGCGCACGCTGCGCGTGCTCGCCTTCCACGAGCCGCTCGACTACATGCCGACGAAGCACTGGTACGAGCAGTTCGACGGCAAGGGCCTCGAGGATCCGCTCCGCCTCGGCGGCGACGTGCACGGCGTCGTCGGCGCGACGCTCTCGTCGCGCGCCGTCACGCAGAGCGTGCGCCGCGTGCTCGCGCTGCACCGCTACGTCGTGCGCGGCGACCGGCCCGACGCGCCCGCGAGCGACGCGGCCGAAGGCCCCGGCGCGGGCGACGACTGA